In a genomic window of Cytobacillus sp. FSL H8-0458:
- a CDS encoding energy-coupling factor transporter transmembrane component T family protein produces MLLHEFNPSIKAFTVIVCVLILSVFFDPVTPFLTLVITAAATFIFGRVSFKRWILLFSPFVFMAAIYIWSALIFSKAIEGETILWAWGIFTLTEEGFLRALSLGMRILSFTSLSLLFILTTKPTEFLLSLMQQCRLSPKLAYGIMAGYRFLPLMKEEFEIIRSAHRIRGVPKARTLPGKMAELKRYTVPLLAGAIRKAERTAMAMESKGFTGDKNRDFYHKVPVSWKDWAYFALFIGAVLVSAYISWLFGFLKLYNGEL; encoded by the coding sequence TTGCTCTTACATGAATTTAACCCAAGCATTAAAGCATTCACTGTCATAGTCTGTGTGTTAATTCTATCGGTTTTCTTTGATCCGGTTACACCTTTTCTGACCTTAGTGATAACTGCAGCAGCCACCTTTATTTTTGGTAGAGTTTCATTCAAAAGATGGATTCTGCTTTTCTCGCCATTTGTCTTCATGGCTGCAATATATATTTGGTCGGCTTTGATTTTTTCTAAAGCGATTGAAGGAGAAACCATATTATGGGCATGGGGGATCTTCACATTGACTGAGGAGGGCTTTTTGCGTGCCCTCTCCCTTGGAATGAGGATTTTAAGCTTTACCTCTCTGTCCCTTCTGTTCATTTTAACAACAAAGCCGACAGAATTTCTGCTGAGTTTAATGCAGCAATGCCGGCTCTCTCCAAAGCTTGCATATGGAATTATGGCAGGCTATCGGTTCCTGCCATTAATGAAAGAAGAGTTTGAGATTATCCGAAGCGCACACCGGATCAGGGGAGTACCCAAAGCCCGGACACTCCCGGGAAAAATGGCAGAGCTTAAGAGGTATACAGTTCCCCTCCTTGCCGGAGCGATCCGTAAAGCTGAGAGGACGGCCATGGCAATGGAATCAAAAGGGTTTACCGGAGATAAAAACCGGGATTTTTATCATAAAGTCCCGGTTTCATGGAAAGATTGGGCATATTTTGCCTTGTTTATCGGCGCAGTACTGGTCAGTGCCTATATTTCATGGCTTTTCGGGTTTCTGAAGCTTTATAATGGCGAACTTTAG
- a CDS encoding alpha/beta-type small acid-soluble spore protein yields the protein MARNSNSNQLLVSGVSQAIDQMKYEIATEFGVNLGPETSSRANGSVGGEITKRLVQMAEQQLGGAR from the coding sequence ATGGCAAGAAACAGCAATTCTAATCAGCTTTTAGTATCAGGAGTCAGTCAGGCAATTGATCAAATGAAGTATGAAATTGCAACAGAATTCGGTGTGAACCTTGGCCCGGAAACATCTTCAAGAGCAAATGGATCAGTAGGCGGAGAAATTACGAAGCGCCTTGTGCAAATGGCTGAGCAGCAGCTTGGCGGAGCACGCTAG
- a CDS encoding DUF445 domain-containing protein: MEIAMTIILMMIIGALIGGFTNYLAIKMLFKPYNAVYIGKWKVPFTPGLIPKRRDEMADQMGKLVVNHLLTPESIKKKFINDKFQRDMSGLVQKELETILQTEKSAEDILAAFGITDGQAKTENRINLLIEQKYEKIISEYRGLPLKEVIPQGLLDKADEKIPAISSMILQKGVDYFSSIEGKMRIQRMADDFVRERSGVLSNMLQMFMGNINLADKIQPEIIRFLSNEGTADLITTLLQKEWSKILEMEAAVIEEQLEKEQILSVLKNIAHRVINLENVFKKPLSSFMAPYRTVLIEELAPKSVQMLSDWLSGKTEMVMERLRLAEIVREQVSNFSVERLEDMVFSIIKSELAMITNLGFLLGGIIGLVQGIIAILIN; the protein is encoded by the coding sequence ATGGAAATTGCAATGACAATAATTTTAATGATGATAATTGGGGCTCTCATTGGCGGGTTTACTAACTACCTGGCTATTAAAATGCTCTTTAAACCTTATAATGCCGTGTACATAGGTAAATGGAAGGTTCCATTTACCCCTGGGCTGATTCCTAAAAGAAGAGATGAAATGGCAGATCAGATGGGAAAGCTGGTTGTTAATCATCTTCTGACACCGGAAAGCATCAAGAAAAAGTTCATTAATGATAAATTTCAGCGTGATATGTCCGGGCTTGTTCAGAAAGAGCTGGAAACGATCCTGCAAACGGAAAAATCAGCAGAGGACATTCTTGCAGCGTTTGGAATCACGGATGGTCAAGCGAAAACAGAGAATCGCATAAACCTTTTAATTGAGCAGAAATATGAAAAAATTATTAGTGAATATCGAGGCCTGCCTCTTAAAGAAGTTATTCCTCAGGGTCTATTGGATAAAGCGGATGAAAAAATTCCGGCTATCAGTTCAATGATCCTTCAAAAAGGGGTTGATTATTTCTCCAGCATTGAAGGCAAAATGAGGATACAAAGAATGGCTGATGATTTTGTACGTGAGCGAAGCGGTGTGCTCAGCAATATGCTGCAGATGTTCATGGGTAACATTAATCTTGCGGATAAAATTCAGCCGGAAATCATTAGGTTTTTAAGTAATGAGGGTACGGCCGACCTGATTACAACCCTTTTACAAAAAGAGTGGAGCAAAATTCTTGAGATGGAAGCTGCAGTTATTGAAGAGCAGCTCGAAAAGGAACAGATTCTTTCAGTATTAAAGAATATTGCACACAGAGTCATTAATCTGGAGAATGTATTTAAAAAGCCTCTCTCATCTTTTATGGCCCCTTATAGGACAGTACTGATAGAAGAGCTGGCTCCTAAAAGTGTTCAGATGCTTTCTGATTGGCTTTCAGGAAAGACAGAAATGGTTATGGAACGGCTTCGTCTGGCAGAAATTGTCCGGGAACAGGTCAGCAATTTTTCGGTTGAAAGGTTAGAAGATATGGTCTTTTCCATAATCAAAAGCGAATTAGCCATGATTACAAATTTAGGTTTCCTTCTTGGGGGTATTATTGGCCTCGTACAGGGAATCATTGCTATATTGATTAATTAA
- a CDS encoding YkoF family thiamine/hydroxymethylpyrimidine-binding protein, with the protein MQENFLCGTSEITGCRFSIYPMTDRFADVILSALKEVDTSKVWMETDDVSTCVRGRSNHVFDVVKAIYLETVKHGDHVVFNGTFSNGCPGDTAGDAYLAENEERANEESAAGISQEVAVQFALYPMGIPDYMNVIMDQVELAKNQGTFTKGVHYASRLDGDAHSVFKTLEDAFENCKKSNSAHIVMTVNMSANSPSKKETE; encoded by the coding sequence ATGCAGGAAAATTTTCTATGCGGAACAAGTGAAATTACAGGGTGCAGGTTTTCGATTTACCCCATGACTGACAGGTTTGCTGATGTTATTTTATCAGCTCTAAAAGAAGTGGACACGAGCAAGGTATGGATGGAAACAGATGATGTGAGCACCTGTGTGCGAGGCAGATCTAATCATGTTTTCGATGTGGTCAAAGCTATTTATCTTGAAACAGTTAAGCATGGAGACCATGTAGTATTTAACGGCACTTTTTCAAATGGATGTCCCGGTGATACTGCAGGAGATGCTTATCTTGCTGAGAATGAGGAACGGGCAAATGAAGAATCAGCAGCAGGGATCAGCCAGGAAGTCGCGGTCCAGTTCGCCCTTTATCCGATGGGGATTCCTGATTACATGAATGTCATTATGGACCAGGTCGAGCTTGCAAAGAATCAGGGAACTTTTACTAAAGGGGTGCATTATGCTTCAAGATTAGATGGGGATGCACACTCTGTTTTTAAAACACTTGAGGATGCTTTTGAAAACTGTAAGAAAAGCAATTCTGCGCATATTGTTATGACGGTGAATATGTCTGCCAATAGTCCATCCAAAAAGGAGACTGAATAA
- a CDS encoding D-glycero-alpha-D-manno-heptose-1,7-bisphosphate 7-phosphatase translates to MKKAIFLDRDGVLNEVLSERVKFVNNPEQLYLLEGAAEAVAELTKAGYEIFVVTNQGGVGLGFLKERELKRIHERLQELVAEKGGHIKEVAYCPHKPKAGCECRKPNAGMLMDLSERHNLDLSRSVMVGDHERDIEAGKKAGCKTVFIGSDPTSADIQALSLSEAVEDILSMLK, encoded by the coding sequence GTGAAAAAAGCCATTTTTCTGGACCGGGACGGCGTTTTAAATGAGGTTTTATCAGAAAGGGTAAAATTCGTAAACAACCCTGAGCAGTTATATTTACTGGAAGGGGCAGCAGAAGCTGTGGCAGAACTGACCAAAGCCGGATATGAAATTTTCGTTGTGACCAATCAGGGCGGCGTGGGACTCGGTTTTTTGAAAGAAAGGGAGCTAAAGAGAATTCATGAAAGGCTGCAGGAGCTTGTCGCAGAAAAAGGCGGACATATTAAAGAGGTCGCCTATTGTCCTCATAAGCCGAAAGCAGGCTGTGAATGCCGCAAGCCAAATGCAGGCATGCTGATGGATTTGTCCGAAAGGCACAATCTTGATTTGTCTAGAAGCGTCATGGTAGGCGATCATGAGCGCGACATTGAGGCAGGCAAGAAGGCTGGGTGTAAAACTGTTTTTATAGGCTCTGATCCAACAAGTGCAGATATACAGGCCTTATCACTTTCTGAGGCAGTGGAAGATATATTGAGTATGCTTAAATAG
- a CDS encoding ECF transporter S component, producing the protein MLEKWKLREVIVLSVLAVVFAVVYLVFMQFGNVLYAMFGLIGYDLIFGIWFIVSILAAYIIRKPGAAFLSETIAAAIEVMIGNAVGPRLILSGMIQGIGAEAVFAAAKWNNYRTWVLIAAGMGSSVTSFIWGYFISGYAALSPGYVTAMFFVRLISGALLAGLLGKWLSESLAKTGALNSFPIGKELKRGKSENGITA; encoded by the coding sequence ATGCTTGAAAAGTGGAAGCTTCGTGAAGTCATTGTTTTGTCTGTACTCGCTGTCGTGTTTGCAGTTGTATACCTGGTATTCATGCAATTTGGCAACGTGCTATATGCAATGTTCGGCTTAATTGGCTATGATCTTATTTTTGGCATTTGGTTTATTGTTTCAATTCTCGCAGCGTACATAATCAGAAAACCCGGGGCAGCTTTCTTATCGGAAACCATCGCTGCAGCGATTGAAGTCATGATCGGCAATGCAGTCGGTCCCCGCCTGATTTTGTCTGGCATGATTCAGGGGATTGGAGCGGAAGCTGTTTTTGCGGCCGCGAAATGGAATAATTACCGGACATGGGTGTTAATTGCTGCCGGCATGGGCTCTTCTGTTACAAGCTTTATTTGGGGCTACTTCATTTCCGGCTATGCGGCCCTCTCACCCGGTTATGTAACTGCTATGTTTTTTGTGAGGCTGATCAGCGGTGCTTTACTAGCTGGATTGCTGGGCAAATGGCTGAGCGAAAGCCTTGCAAAAACTGGGGCATTAAACAGCTTTCCTATTGGAAAAGAGCTGAAAAGGGGAAAATCGGAAAATGGCATTACAGCATAA
- a CDS encoding ABC transporter ATP-binding protein, producing MALQHNRHILKTEQLSFRYEDVEKPIFKNVQFSLYPGEAVLLLGPSGSGKSTLAFCLNKLYPEAVDGELDGSILFKGRRLEEFGPGEINQHIGIVFQDPESQFCMTTVEDELAFGLENLKTPHEEIESKIDEALELVHLLPYKHAPIHSLSGGQKQKLALACVLSLKPDILILDEPTANLDPASSYELTRIIKELKENLAFSLLIIEHKLDDWIDLTDRCVVLNREGEILFNGSTAECFNQYAEELLLEGIWLPSAVKAGLSGKKAGIYKGEKLPLTDRELIAGFANPFGALKILDNRKNKHQAPEEQIILSAENLSFNKAGKDLLKNISFSVKKGEFVVIAGSNGSGKTTLSRLLAGLYTPSKGKILFYDRPLSQWKEQELRQKSSYVFQNPEHQFIADSVYDEIAFSLKIQQIPDADIQKTVQAALLQVDLLQCADMHPFSLSQGQKRRLSVASMLVNDQDLLLLDEPTFGQDARTSGELMMLLETKIQSRGSVVMITHDMEILHSYADKVIVLSEGEKIYDGLPDALWKKDEIMKVASLKVPYIEKLRNNIGSIAGREKLALT from the coding sequence ATGGCATTACAGCATAACCGGCACATATTAAAAACTGAACAGCTTTCCTTCAGATATGAAGATGTGGAGAAACCTATCTTTAAAAATGTGCAATTCAGCCTTTATCCAGGGGAAGCAGTGCTACTATTGGGCCCCAGCGGATCGGGAAAAAGCACACTAGCTTTCTGCTTAAATAAATTGTATCCGGAGGCCGTTGATGGCGAATTGGATGGGAGCATTTTATTCAAGGGAAGGAGACTGGAGGAATTCGGCCCTGGTGAAATTAATCAGCACATTGGGATTGTATTTCAGGACCCTGAAAGCCAATTTTGCATGACCACAGTCGAGGATGAGCTGGCATTTGGACTTGAGAATTTGAAAACGCCGCATGAAGAAATCGAGAGTAAGATTGATGAAGCATTGGAGCTTGTTCATCTTTTGCCATATAAACATGCCCCAATCCACAGCCTTTCCGGGGGCCAAAAGCAAAAGCTTGCACTGGCATGTGTTTTATCATTAAAACCGGATATCCTGATTTTGGACGAACCGACAGCAAATCTGGACCCGGCTTCAAGCTATGAACTTACTCGCATCATCAAAGAGCTTAAAGAGAACCTGGCATTTTCCCTTCTAATAATTGAGCACAAGCTGGATGATTGGATTGATTTGACCGACCGCTGTGTGGTCTTAAACAGGGAAGGCGAAATTTTATTTAATGGAAGCACTGCAGAATGCTTTAATCAATATGCAGAAGAACTTCTGCTTGAGGGCATCTGGCTGCCAAGCGCGGTTAAAGCCGGCCTATCTGGAAAAAAAGCAGGTATTTACAAAGGGGAAAAACTCCCGTTGACTGATCGGGAATTAATCGCCGGATTTGCAAATCCCTTTGGTGCACTTAAGATTTTAGACAACAGGAAAAACAAACACCAAGCCCCTGAAGAGCAGATCATCCTATCAGCAGAGAATCTATCCTTTAATAAAGCTGGTAAGGACTTGCTAAAAAATATTAGTTTTTCTGTAAAAAAAGGCGAATTTGTGGTAATTGCCGGTTCAAACGGATCAGGAAAAACAACGCTTTCCAGACTGCTGGCTGGCCTATATACCCCTTCCAAAGGCAAAATTCTATTTTATGACCGCCCCCTTTCCCAATGGAAGGAGCAGGAGTTAAGACAGAAATCAAGTTACGTTTTTCAAAATCCCGAACACCAATTTATTGCAGATTCTGTCTATGATGAAATTGCCTTCAGTTTAAAAATACAGCAGATTCCTGATGCCGATATTCAAAAAACAGTTCAGGCTGCTCTGCTTCAAGTGGACTTGCTCCAATGTGCTGACATGCATCCTTTTTCCTTAAGCCAGGGACAAAAGCGGCGGCTAAGTGTGGCATCGATGCTTGTGAATGACCAGGACCTGCTCCTCCTTGATGAGCCGACATTTGGACAGGATGCCAGGACGTCAGGGGAGCTTATGATGCTATTGGAAACAAAGATCCAAAGCCGAGGTTCAGTGGTGATGATCACACATGACATGGAAATCCTTCATTCCTATGCGGACAAAGTAATTGTTCTTTCAGAAGGAGAGAAGATCTACGACGGTTTGCCTGATGCATTATGGAAGAAAGATGAGATTATGAAGGTTGCTTCCCTAAAGGTTCCTTACATAGAAAAGCTAAGGAATAATATCGGTTCCATTGCAGGGAGGGAAAAGCTTGCTCTTACATGA
- a CDS encoding YlbF family regulator has product MAVNLYDSAYELEKAVRESNEYKALKQAYDDVNADPSAKAMFDNFRKIQMELQQKQMMGQDITQEEVEQAQKTVALVQQHAQISKLMEAEQRMSMMIAEMNKIIMKPLEDLYGAAE; this is encoded by the coding sequence ATGGCAGTAAATTTATATGATTCAGCCTATGAATTAGAAAAAGCAGTGCGGGAAAGCAATGAATATAAGGCTCTAAAGCAAGCATATGATGATGTGAATGCAGATCCGTCTGCAAAAGCGATGTTTGATAACTTCCGCAAAATCCAGATGGAACTTCAGCAAAAACAAATGATGGGCCAGGATATTACACAGGAAGAAGTAGAACAGGCTCAAAAGACAGTCGCACTTGTACAGCAGCACGCCCAGATCTCAAAGCTTATGGAAGCAGAACAGCGCATGAGCATGATGATTGCAGAAATGAACAAAATCATCATGAAGCCTCTTGAAGACCTTTATGGTGCAGCTGAATAA